In one Ralstonia pickettii genomic region, the following are encoded:
- a CDS encoding putative 2-aminoethylphosphonate ABC transporter substrate-binding protein has product MTARLSLLAAAITSATMAFATSAFAKTTLTVYTALEADQVKAYQDAFEKANPDIEIKWVRDSTGVVTAKLLAEKNNPRADVVWGLAASSLAILDKEGMLTPYAPADLAKIGATYRDKANPPAWVGMDAWGAAICFNTVEAQKQNLPKPTSWADLTKPVYAGKIVMPNPASSGTGYLDVSAWLQMMGEQKGWAYMDALHQNIGQYTHSGSKPCKMAASGEFPIGIAFEYRAVKSKKEGAPIDIVLPSEGLGWDVEATGIMKGTKNLEAAKKLADFSASPAAMALYEKNFAVVATPGFSKPDPLLPADYEKHLIKNDFAWASANRDRILAEWTKRYDGKSEKK; this is encoded by the coding sequence ATGACCGCACGTCTTTCCCTGCTGGCCGCCGCAATCACGTCGGCAACGATGGCGTTTGCCACGTCGGCGTTCGCCAAGACCACGCTGACCGTGTACACGGCGCTGGAAGCTGACCAAGTGAAGGCGTACCAGGACGCCTTCGAGAAGGCCAATCCGGACATCGAAATCAAGTGGGTGCGCGACTCCACCGGCGTCGTCACCGCCAAGCTGCTGGCCGAGAAGAACAACCCGCGCGCCGACGTGGTGTGGGGCCTGGCCGCATCGAGCCTCGCCATCCTGGACAAGGAAGGCATGCTGACGCCTTACGCACCGGCCGATCTGGCGAAGATCGGTGCGACTTACCGCGACAAGGCCAACCCGCCGGCATGGGTAGGCATGGATGCCTGGGGCGCCGCCATCTGCTTCAACACCGTCGAAGCACAGAAGCAGAATCTGCCGAAGCCGACGTCGTGGGCCGACCTGACCAAGCCCGTCTATGCCGGCAAGATCGTCATGCCGAACCCGGCTTCGTCGGGCACCGGTTACCTGGACGTCAGCGCCTGGCTGCAGATGATGGGCGAGCAGAAGGGCTGGGCCTACATGGACGCGCTGCACCAGAACATCGGCCAGTACACGCACTCGGGCTCCAAGCCTTGCAAGATGGCAGCCTCGGGCGAGTTCCCGATCGGTATCGCATTTGAATACCGCGCAGTGAAATCGAAGAAGGAAGGCGCCCCGATCGATATCGTGTTGCCGTCGGAAGGCCTGGGTTGGGACGTGGAGGCGACCGGCATCATGAAGGGCACCAAGAACCTTGAAGCGGCCAAGAAGCTGGCTGACTTCTCGGCAAGCCCGGCTGCCATGGCGCTGTACGAGAAGAACTTTGCCGTGGTTGCCACGCCGGGCTTCTCCAAGCCGGATCCGCTGCTGCCGGCCGACTACGAGAAGCATCTGATCAAGAACGACTTTGCATGGGCCAGCGCCAACCGCGATCGCATCCTGGCCGAGTGGACGAAGCGCTACGACGGCAAGTCGGAGAAGAAGTAA
- a CDS encoding HAD family hydrolase, which yields MQSLALFDLDHTLLPIDSEYEWGRFLVAQGAVDRNEFEQANERWMREYRDGTLDFARHARFSLGLLAQHPRTRLDAWRATFVREVITPAVLPSARQLVDTHLRAGDLCCIVTATHRYLAEPIAAAFNVPHLLAVEGETLNGQSDGAFTGNPLGTATFGAGKIVRVTEWLAQRGQRMTDFTRTVFYSDSRNDLPLLEAVSHPVAVSPDSTLRAVAESRGWPIVELFPA from the coding sequence ATGCAATCGCTTGCCCTGTTCGATCTGGACCACACCCTGCTGCCCATTGACAGCGAATACGAATGGGGCCGCTTTCTGGTCGCCCAGGGCGCGGTGGACCGAAACGAGTTCGAGCAAGCCAACGAACGCTGGATGCGGGAATACCGCGACGGCACGCTCGACTTTGCGCGACACGCGCGCTTCTCGCTCGGCCTGCTGGCCCAGCACCCGCGCACGCGGCTCGACGCCTGGCGTGCGACGTTCGTGCGCGAAGTCATCACGCCCGCCGTGCTGCCGAGCGCACGGCAACTGGTCGATACACACCTGCGCGCCGGCGATCTTTGCTGCATCGTCACCGCCACGCACCGCTACCTGGCCGAGCCGATTGCCGCCGCGTTCAACGTGCCACATCTGCTGGCGGTGGAAGGCGAGACCCTCAACGGCCAGAGCGATGGCGCCTTCACGGGTAACCCGCTCGGCACGGCCACGTTTGGCGCGGGCAAGATCGTGCGCGTCACGGAATGGCTCGCACAGCGCGGCCAGCGCATGACGGATTTCACGCGCACCGTGTTCTACAGCGATTCACGCAACGACCTGCCGCTGCTCGAGGCCGTTTCGCATCCGGTGGCCGTGAGCCCCGACAGCACTTTGCGTGCCGTGGCCGAATCGCGCGGCTGGCCCATCGTCGAACTCTTTCCTGCCTGA
- the phnX gene encoding phosphonoacetaldehyde hydrolase: MGDSSPITTRQAGADRLNPGGTPLRLEAAVLDWAGTVVDFGSFAPTQIFVEAFAEFGVAITLDEARGPMGLGKWDHIRTLCNDGAIAARFSLAHGRMPTDDDVTAIYNRFMPLQIEKVGAHSAMIPGALDTVAALREAGLKIGTCSGYPRVVMDRVIDLAAKAGYTPDCVVACDEVPRARPWPAQALRCVVDLAIGDVAACVKVDDTVPGIEEGRRAGMWTVALLMSGNALGLPYEQYTALSADERARHRVAISAGFAACRPHYEIDTIADLPEVVADINRRLARGERPQCI; encoded by the coding sequence ATGGGTGATTCCTCCCCAATCACGACGCGCCAGGCAGGCGCAGACCGCCTCAACCCCGGCGGCACGCCGTTGCGCCTGGAAGCCGCCGTGCTCGACTGGGCCGGCACCGTGGTGGACTTTGGCTCGTTTGCGCCCACGCAGATCTTCGTCGAAGCGTTTGCCGAGTTTGGCGTCGCCATCACGTTGGACGAAGCCCGCGGCCCGATGGGCCTGGGCAAGTGGGACCACATCCGCACGCTGTGCAACGACGGCGCCATCGCCGCGCGTTTCTCGCTCGCGCATGGCCGCATGCCCACCGATGACGATGTCACGGCTATCTACAACCGCTTCATGCCGTTGCAGATCGAAAAGGTCGGCGCGCATTCCGCCATGATTCCGGGCGCACTGGACACCGTCGCCGCGCTGCGCGAAGCGGGTTTGAAGATCGGCACGTGCTCCGGTTACCCGCGCGTGGTGATGGACCGCGTGATCGATCTGGCTGCCAAGGCCGGCTATACGCCCGACTGCGTGGTTGCTTGCGACGAAGTGCCCCGCGCCCGCCCATGGCCCGCGCAGGCACTGCGCTGCGTGGTCGACCTTGCGATTGGCGATGTGGCCGCCTGCGTGAAGGTCGACGACACCGTGCCCGGCATCGAAGAGGGCCGCCGCGCCGGCATGTGGACCGTTGCGCTGCTGATGTCGGGCAACGCGCTTGGCCTGCCGTACGAGCAGTACACCGCGCTGTCTGCGGACGAGCGTGCGCGCCATCGCGTTGCCATCTCCGCCGGCTTTGCCGCCTGCCGCCCGCATTACGAGATCGACACGATTGCCGATCTGCCCGAAGTCGTGGCCGACATCAACCGCCGCCTCGCGCGCGGTGAGCGCCCGCAGTGCATTTGA
- a CDS encoding TonB-dependent receptor plug domain-containing protein produces the protein MRLPWALLDPSRIAQMFAVAVTSLSTTALAQTDATDLTALPIEQLMQVQVVTGASKYAQAANEAPANVSVITAADIKAYGWRTLADILGSLPGLYTNYDRSYNTLGARGFLRAGDYDTRFLLLIDGHRTNDPIFDQAAVGTEAILNVDLIERVEYVPGAGSAVYGSNALFGVINIITKRGRDIDGVQASGSTGSANARDARLTWGKRAENGAEWLLSASVSDAPGRDLYFAEFNQPGVSDGVARGMDFDRAKRLFAKGSFGEFGMTFGYVDRTKGVPTAPYNQSFNDPRSRAVDTRQIFNGTWQHALDDTTDVSARLFWGRYASLGDYTYNPPPAGINRDVFDTGWYGTELKLVTRRIERHTLVMGTELQRDYRDAMRNFDTVPYVSYLDDHRTNNRVGVYVQDQFMLHPDWLLDTGLRYDHTSFTPGIFSPRVGLIWHAAPTTTVKAIYGMAYRAPNDYELNYQSSAPGGQQATHGLSAERIRTYEAVVEQQVAVGGKATLSVFQNNVSNQISQSEDPNTGLLYFSNVARVRTQGAELGYEQTWPGGTRLRTSYSFQRSEVIDTGQTLANSPRHMLKVNATTPVWRDDWRAGIEARYISNRLTTTGQVGGYWIANLTLLAAQLAPNLEMSASVYNLFDRRYADPAGPEQPQSSIQQDGRAFRVKLTYTFR, from the coding sequence ATGCGCTTGCCGTGGGCGCTGCTCGACCCGAGCCGAATTGCGCAAATGTTTGCGGTGGCGGTTACGTCGCTTTCCACGACAGCGCTGGCCCAAACAGACGCGACAGACCTGACCGCGTTGCCTATCGAACAACTCATGCAGGTGCAGGTCGTCACGGGCGCATCCAAGTACGCGCAAGCCGCGAATGAGGCGCCCGCCAACGTTTCGGTCATTACCGCGGCGGACATCAAAGCCTATGGCTGGCGCACGCTGGCCGACATCCTGGGGAGCCTTCCAGGGCTCTACACCAACTACGATCGCAGCTACAACACGCTTGGGGCGCGCGGCTTTCTACGGGCGGGCGACTACGACACCCGCTTCCTGTTGCTGATCGACGGTCATCGCACCAACGATCCGATCTTCGATCAGGCGGCCGTCGGCACCGAAGCCATCCTCAACGTCGACCTGATCGAGCGGGTGGAGTACGTGCCCGGAGCGGGCTCGGCGGTGTACGGGTCGAACGCGCTGTTCGGTGTGATCAACATCATCACCAAGCGCGGCCGTGACATCGACGGCGTGCAGGCCAGTGGATCGACCGGCAGCGCCAATGCGCGCGATGCCCGCCTGACGTGGGGCAAGCGAGCCGAGAACGGTGCCGAGTGGCTGCTGTCGGCCAGCGTGAGCGATGCCCCGGGCCGCGACCTGTACTTTGCCGAGTTCAATCAGCCCGGCGTGAGTGACGGTGTGGCCCGCGGCATGGATTTCGACCGCGCCAAGCGTCTGTTCGCCAAGGGCAGTTTCGGCGAGTTCGGGATGACCTTCGGCTACGTCGATCGGACGAAGGGCGTGCCGACTGCGCCGTACAACCAGAGCTTCAACGACCCGCGCTCGCGCGCTGTCGACACGCGGCAGATATTCAACGGCACCTGGCAACACGCACTGGACGACACGACCGACGTGTCCGCGCGGCTGTTCTGGGGGCGGTATGCGTCGCTGGGCGATTACACGTACAACCCGCCCCCGGCCGGTATCAACCGCGATGTGTTCGATACCGGGTGGTACGGCACGGAACTCAAGCTCGTGACGCGCCGTATCGAACGCCACACGCTGGTCATGGGTACCGAGCTGCAGCGCGACTACCGTGATGCAATGCGTAATTTCGATACGGTGCCCTACGTCAGTTACCTGGACGACCATCGCACCAACAACCGCGTGGGCGTATATGTGCAGGACCAATTCATGCTGCACCCGGACTGGCTGTTGGATACGGGCCTGCGCTACGACCATACGAGCTTCACGCCGGGCATCTTCAGCCCACGTGTGGGCCTGATCTGGCATGCCGCCCCAACGACCACCGTCAAGGCGATCTACGGCATGGCCTATCGCGCGCCGAACGATTACGAATTGAATTATCAGAGCAGCGCGCCCGGCGGCCAGCAGGCTACCCACGGGCTGTCGGCCGAACGCATCCGTACGTATGAAGCGGTCGTCGAGCAACAAGTGGCTGTGGGCGGCAAGGCGACGTTGTCGGTGTTTCAGAACAACGTTTCCAACCAGATCAGCCAGAGCGAAGACCCGAACACCGGGCTGCTCTACTTCAGCAACGTGGCGCGCGTGCGCACGCAGGGCGCAGAACTCGGCTACGAGCAGACCTGGCCGGGCGGCACGCGCCTGCGCACCAGCTACAGTTTCCAGCGTTCCGAAGTCATCGACACCGGCCAGACGCTGGCCAATTCGCCGCGTCACATGCTCAAGGTCAATGCCACCACGCCCGTGTGGCGTGACGACTGGCGCGCAGGGATCGAGGCGCGATACATCAGTAATCGGCTGACGACAACGGGCCAAGTGGGCGGTTACTGGATCGCCAACCTGACCTTGCTGGCGGCGCAGCTGGCACCCAATCTGGAGATGTCGGCCAGCGTCTACAACCTGTTCGATCGGCGCTATGCCGATCCGGCCGGGCCTGAGCAACCGCAGTCGTCGATCCAGCAGGATGGGCGTGCCTTTCGCGTGAAATTGACTTACACCTTCCGATGA
- a CDS encoding LysR substrate-binding domain-containing protein has product MLADLLMSFFEVARQGSVTSAAKRLRLSQPTVTGRIRQLEEMYGVELFHRRGSRLDLSDLGVSLMPIVERLAQQEGDVDFLLRNAGDLRTGNLRVGATGPYYILPSVAAFRTRHPTIEITIEFGNSQQMLEALSEVRIDLAVSSHAVDDERLHRITLAEDTMVLVVPLDHPLARRPGITLDDVAGCQLLMREPGSVTRRVTEDAFTAAGIEPASTSIIGSREAIYEAISRGLGCSIVPAREAPRRPDVRVLPFSGNAPVIHEYLYFLKERKDARLVRAFLDCLDPQRAPAPTKKADAFIAKVMAMDTAATR; this is encoded by the coding sequence ATGCTGGCCGATCTATTGATGTCCTTCTTCGAAGTAGCGCGCCAGGGCAGCGTCACGTCGGCCGCCAAGCGCCTGCGCCTGTCGCAGCCGACCGTGACCGGACGCATCCGCCAACTGGAAGAGATGTACGGCGTGGAACTGTTTCACCGCCGCGGCAGCCGGCTGGACCTGTCCGATCTGGGCGTGAGCCTCATGCCCATCGTCGAGCGCCTCGCGCAGCAAGAAGGCGACGTCGATTTTCTCCTGCGCAATGCCGGCGATCTGCGCACCGGCAACCTGCGCGTGGGCGCAACGGGCCCTTACTACATCCTGCCCAGCGTGGCGGCGTTCCGAACGCGCCATCCAACGATCGAAATCACGATCGAGTTTGGCAACTCGCAGCAGATGCTCGAGGCACTCTCCGAAGTACGTATCGACCTGGCCGTTTCCTCTCACGCCGTGGACGACGAACGCCTGCATCGCATCACGCTGGCCGAAGACACGATGGTGCTGGTGGTGCCGTTGGATCATCCACTTGCACGCCGCCCGGGCATCACGCTGGACGACGTTGCCGGCTGCCAATTGCTGATGCGCGAGCCGGGCTCCGTCACCCGCCGCGTTACCGAAGACGCGTTCACCGCAGCCGGCATCGAGCCCGCCAGCACGAGCATCATCGGCAGCCGGGAAGCCATCTACGAAGCAATCAGCCGGGGGCTGGGGTGCAGCATCGTGCCCGCGCGTGAGGCACCGCGCCGGCCCGATGTGCGCGTGCTGCCGTTTTCCGGCAACGCGCCGGTCATCCACGAATACCTGTACTTCCTGAAGGAGCGCAAGGACGCACGTCTGGTGCGAGCGTTCCTCGACTGCCTGGACCCGCAGCGTGCCCCGGCACCGACGAAAAAGGCCGATGCGTTCATCGCCAAAGTTATGGCGATGGACACAGCCGCGACGCGCTAG
- a CDS encoding putative 2-aminoethylphosphonate ABC transporter ATP-binding protein, producing MTTVFATVRAPVPLPQPVTSPTSGSAAPFLSVRHVSRRFGAFTALDGVSLDVAQGEFVCLLGPSGCGKTTLLRIIAGLEAHDGGQIVAGGRDISNLPPRERDYGIVFQSYALFPNLTVAQNVGYGLDTSNGNRARMQARVSEMLALVGLAGSEAKYPSQLSGGQQQRVALARALAPAPSLLLLDEPMSALDAQVREHLRIELRRLQRKLNVTTLMVTHDQDEAMAMADRIAVMSNGRIEQTGSPTEIYSRPATAFVAGFVGQANWLPLERAEDGSPTLAGQPLLLDPAFADSTSAPGRLFCRPEAVTLHPDDDAPNRHLARVVDQIYLGSRTRVTLSIDGLADAPLVAEVASSALQAGRNGLGDSKLWIALERDGLRVYA from the coding sequence GTGACGACCGTTTTTGCCACTGTCCGCGCCCCCGTGCCCCTACCTCAGCCTGTCACCAGCCCGACCTCGGGTTCCGCCGCGCCGTTCCTTTCCGTGCGACACGTCTCGCGCCGCTTTGGCGCGTTCACGGCACTCGACGGTGTGTCGCTGGATGTTGCGCAGGGCGAATTCGTCTGCCTGCTGGGCCCCTCGGGCTGCGGCAAGACGACCCTGCTGCGCATCATTGCCGGGCTCGAGGCGCACGACGGCGGCCAGATCGTCGCCGGTGGCCGCGATATCTCCAACCTGCCGCCGCGCGAGCGCGACTACGGCATCGTCTTCCAGTCGTACGCGCTGTTTCCCAACCTGACGGTCGCGCAGAACGTCGGTTACGGGCTGGACACCAGCAACGGCAACCGTGCGCGCATGCAGGCGCGTGTCTCCGAGATGCTGGCCCTGGTCGGCCTGGCCGGCAGCGAGGCGAAATACCCGTCGCAGCTGTCGGGCGGTCAGCAGCAGCGCGTGGCACTGGCCCGCGCGCTGGCGCCCGCACCGTCCTTGTTGCTGCTGGACGAGCCGATGTCGGCGCTGGACGCCCAGGTGCGCGAACACCTGCGCATCGAGCTGCGCCGCCTGCAGCGCAAGCTGAACGTGACCACGCTGATGGTCACGCATGACCAGGACGAGGCCATGGCGATGGCCGATCGCATCGCCGTCATGTCGAACGGCCGCATTGAGCAGACCGGGTCGCCGACGGAGATCTATTCGCGCCCGGCCACCGCGTTTGTCGCCGGTTTTGTCGGCCAGGCCAACTGGCTGCCGCTGGAGCGCGCGGAAGACGGCTCGCCCACGCTGGCCGGCCAGCCGTTGCTGCTGGATCCGGCTTTCGCAGACAGCACATCGGCGCCGGGCCGCCTGTTCTGCCGCCCCGAAGCCGTCACGCTGCACCCCGACGACGACGCCCCCAACCGCCATCTCGCCCGCGTGGTCGACCAGATCTACCTTGGCAGCCGCACGCGCGTAACGCTGTCGATCGATGGCCTGGCCGATGCACCGCTGGTGGCCGAAGTGGCATCGAGCGCGCTGCAAGCCGGCCGCAACGGCCTGGGCGACAGCAAGCTCTGGATCGCCCTGGAGCGCGACGGCCTGCGCGTGTATGCCTGA
- a CDS encoding F0F1 ATP synthase subunit epsilon — protein MPVLKVDVVTAEERLYEGNAKFVVIPGTEGELGILPGHERLLTRMRPGSVRVTQENNEEVILFVAGGFVDVQPEQVIVLADTAVRAHDLDEAKAQQARKAAEELMQNSQSKFDYARAQAELAEAVAQLAAIERLRKRRR, from the coding sequence ATGCCGGTGCTGAAGGTCGACGTCGTCACGGCAGAAGAACGGCTGTACGAAGGCAATGCCAAGTTTGTGGTGATCCCCGGCACCGAGGGCGAACTGGGCATCTTGCCCGGCCATGAACGTCTGCTGACGCGCATGCGCCCGGGCAGTGTCCGCGTTACGCAGGAGAACAACGAAGAAGTGATCCTCTTTGTAGCCGGCGGCTTTGTGGACGTGCAACCGGAGCAGGTGATCGTGCTGGCAGACACCGCCGTGCGCGCACACGACCTGGATGAGGCGAAAGCGCAGCAGGCCCGCAAGGCGGCCGAGGAGCTTATGCAGAACAGCCAAAGCAAATTCGACTACGCACGCGCGCAGGCGGAGCTGGCCGAAGCCGTCGCGCAACTGGCCGCCATCGAGCGTTTGCGCAAGCGCCGCCGCTGA
- a CDS encoding TIGR03364 family FAD-dependent oxidoreductase, which produces MIEAPATSGGLDASTDVAIVGAGILGLAHAAAAVKRGLRVTVFERSDIAVGASIRNFGQMLVTGQPPGIMLDLARESRALYLDWADKAGIFARANGALLFARNAAEEDVLDEFMATRAPAFGYNVKLLRSADLANLYDGRFLRHRAALQGVDDLQLYSREAIPALASWLAKQGVRFHFGTLVRHVEGGRLETTAGVCNAQRVVVCSGHDYQTLCADQLRTLQPQVCRLQMLRVTPEDGFRLEHAVLTGLSCTHYGAFADLPTAQALAMQIEHQRPELARHGIHLLVSPTPYGDWIVGDSHDYGQDARPFNAESVDNILLDLARDTFGAKLRVVERWQGVYGAKCRVPGSGAFSITRVDDRTTVALMHSGIGMSVGPALAHRHMDALVDGTELPQWTPPASTPAAVPA; this is translated from the coding sequence GTGATTGAAGCTCCCGCAACTTCCGGGGGCCTGGATGCCAGCACCGACGTCGCGATTGTCGGGGCTGGCATTCTGGGCTTGGCGCATGCGGCCGCTGCCGTCAAACGCGGCCTGCGCGTGACGGTGTTCGAGCGCAGCGATATTGCCGTTGGCGCATCCATCCGCAATTTCGGTCAAATGCTGGTGACTGGCCAGCCGCCCGGCATCATGCTGGACCTTGCGCGCGAAAGCCGCGCGCTGTATCTCGACTGGGCCGACAAGGCCGGCATCTTTGCGCGAGCGAACGGTGCGTTGCTGTTTGCCCGCAATGCCGCAGAAGAAGACGTGCTGGACGAGTTCATGGCAACGCGTGCACCGGCCTTCGGCTACAACGTGAAGCTGCTGCGCAGCGCAGACCTAGCAAATCTCTACGATGGCCGTTTCCTGCGCCACCGCGCGGCGCTTCAGGGCGTCGACGATTTGCAGCTCTATTCGCGCGAAGCCATTCCGGCGTTGGCGTCGTGGCTTGCCAAGCAAGGCGTGCGTTTCCATTTCGGGACGCTGGTGCGCCATGTGGAAGGCGGCCGGCTGGAGACGACCGCTGGCGTGTGCAACGCCCAGCGTGTGGTTGTCTGCAGCGGTCACGATTACCAGACGCTGTGTGCTGACCAGCTTCGCACGCTGCAACCGCAGGTTTGCCGCCTGCAGATGCTGCGCGTCACGCCCGAAGACGGCTTCCGCCTGGAACACGCCGTGCTGACCGGCTTGTCATGCACGCACTACGGTGCCTTTGCAGACTTGCCGACCGCCCAGGCGCTGGCCATGCAGATCGAGCATCAGCGCCCGGAGCTGGCGCGTCATGGCATTCACCTGTTGGTGAGCCCGACGCCCTATGGTGACTGGATCGTTGGCGATTCGCACGACTACGGCCAGGACGCGCGCCCGTTCAATGCCGAATCGGTCGACAACATCTTGCTGGATCTCGCACGTGACACCTTTGGAGCCAAGCTGCGCGTGGTAGAGCGTTGGCAGGGCGTATACGGCGCGAAGTGCCGTGTGCCGGGCAGCGGCGCATTCTCCATTACCCGCGTGGATGACCGCACCACAGTCGCGCTGATGCACAGCGGCATTGGCATGAGCGTCGGACCGGCGCTCGCGCATCGGCATATGGATGCGCTCGTCGACGGCACCGAGCTGCCGCAATGGACGCCGCCGGCAAGCACGCCCGCAGCAGTGCCTGCCTGA
- a CDS encoding putative 2-aminoethylphosphonate ABC transporter permease subunit, whose product MSMLPPETNVVAATQSEPVRAAGRPFWRTDAPVLTGMKLGWLLLLTIGLLLPTAMMLLQATGLVASARSTDEHGLALVAHVVQRPNFLAMVGRTLAVSSAVAAIVVPLAFALAYAVQRTRMPLRGTLRTLAMLPLFAPSLLPGIALVYLFGNQGLFKAWMNGSNIYGFWGIVLGEVFYTFPYALMLLLATLTLADGRLYDAARAMGASPWRTFRTVTLPGARYGLFGAFALVFTLVATDFGVPTVVGGSYQVLAVEAYKAVVGQQQFARGAVIGLMLLLPALLTFAVERLVQRRQHAALASRAQPYHPQPDRLRDGLFLLLSVLVVGGILLMLATAVGASLVKLWPYNLELSLRNYDFDNMDGGGWLAYRNSLKLAALTTLFGTALIFTGAWLVEKTRAAGWLQSGLHSAIRFAVLLPMAVPGLVLGLGYVFFFNHPANPLNGLYGGMALMVLCTIMHCATAAHLTSVASLGQLDPVFEAVSASLKVSALRTYWRVTLPMCLPAVLSCARYLFVSAMTTVSAVIFLYSPDTVLASVAVLNMDDAGDIGPAAAMSTLILVTSIVVSLLLELAMRGVVRRTQAWRTATH is encoded by the coding sequence ATGTCGATGCTGCCCCCCGAGACCAACGTGGTTGCGGCCACGCAATCCGAACCGGTTCGCGCTGCGGGCCGGCCGTTCTGGCGTACCGATGCGCCGGTGCTCACCGGCATGAAGCTCGGCTGGCTGCTGTTGCTGACCATCGGCTTGCTGTTGCCCACGGCGATGATGCTGTTGCAGGCCACGGGCCTTGTCGCCAGCGCCCGCAGCACAGACGAGCATGGCCTCGCGCTGGTTGCCCACGTGGTGCAGCGGCCGAATTTCCTGGCCATGGTGGGGCGCACGCTCGCCGTATCCAGCGCCGTGGCCGCCATTGTGGTGCCGCTGGCGTTTGCCCTGGCGTATGCGGTGCAGCGCACGCGCATGCCGTTGCGCGGCACGCTGCGCACGCTGGCGATGCTGCCGCTGTTTGCGCCGTCGCTGCTGCCGGGCATTGCGCTGGTCTACCTGTTCGGCAACCAGGGCCTGTTCAAGGCATGGATGAACGGCAGCAACATCTACGGCTTCTGGGGCATCGTGCTCGGCGAGGTGTTTTATACCTTTCCGTATGCGTTGATGCTGCTGCTGGCGACGCTCACGCTGGCGGACGGCCGGCTGTATGACGCCGCCCGAGCCATGGGCGCAAGCCCGTGGCGCACGTTCCGCACGGTCACGCTGCCCGGCGCGCGCTACGGCTTGTTTGGCGCCTTTGCGCTGGTCTTCACGCTGGTCGCGACCGACTTTGGCGTGCCGACCGTGGTGGGCGGCAGCTACCAGGTGTTGGCTGTGGAAGCCTACAAGGCCGTGGTGGGGCAGCAGCAGTTTGCGCGCGGTGCCGTGATCGGCCTGATGCTGCTGCTGCCGGCGCTGCTGACCTTTGCAGTAGAGCGCCTCGTGCAGCGTCGCCAGCACGCCGCGCTGGCCAGCCGCGCGCAGCCCTATCATCCGCAGCCTGATCGCCTGCGTGACGGACTTTTCCTCTTGCTGAGCGTGCTGGTGGTCGGCGGAATTCTGCTGATGCTTGCCACAGCCGTCGGGGCATCGCTGGTGAAGCTCTGGCCGTACAACCTCGAACTGTCGCTGCGCAACTACGACTTCGACAATATGGACGGCGGCGGCTGGCTCGCATATCGCAACAGCCTGAAGCTGGCCGCGCTGACGACCTTGTTCGGTACCGCACTGATCTTCACCGGCGCATGGCTGGTCGAAAAGACGCGCGCCGCAGGATGGCTGCAATCGGGGCTGCATTCGGCCATCCGGTTTGCCGTGCTACTGCCGATGGCGGTGCCCGGCCTCGTGCTCGGTCTGGGCTACGTGTTTTTCTTCAACCATCCGGCCAATCCGCTCAACGGCCTGTATGGCGGCATGGCGCTGATGGTGCTCTGCACGATCATGCACTGCGCCACGGCGGCGCACCTCACGTCGGTGGCGTCGCTGGGGCAACTCGATCCGGTATTCGAGGCGGTGTCGGCCTCGCTCAAGGTGTCGGCGCTGCGCACTTACTGGCGAGTGACGCTGCCGATGTGCCTGCCGGCCGTGCTGTCGTGCGCGCGCTATCTGTTCGTGTCGGCCATGACCACTGTGTCGGCGGTGATCTTCCTCTACAGCCCGGACACCGTCCTCGCCTCCGTGGCCGTGCTGAACATGGACGACGCCGGCGACATCGGCCCTGCGGCGGCCATGTCCACTCTCATTCTCGTCACGTCGATCGTCGTATCGCTGCTGCTGGAGCTGGCCATGCGCGGCGTCGTGCGCCGCACGCAGGCTTGGCGCACGGCGACGCATTGA